In Oryza sativa Japonica Group chromosome 3, ASM3414082v1, one DNA window encodes the following:
- the LOC136355653 gene encoding uncharacterized protein, which yields MDYLANEISLQEPRHFLPDEGLPLRGLMPHLLPDRLRIRPHGKAPLPELPRGRTTSPRLLLFSLRRRSASSRLSLLARAPSGRAVAALGLAAASSPPVRPPFRGEITGDASSPAKQWRCRHCTASSRPCRTAQVRAGCAVSSLGVAASTSTPAYPWFRRNAVARVGLALRLAGVPSATPSVVPVRRPTSPSPPPASQWQGRPWPRLPFDRTPPVFVVVVIVPPRRLVVSRRRLHRRIRSGVFHAVLVSVQLLLAVPRRLLAGPGRRRRRRRPPVVPGRRGVRPSVKPFSSVVRVRQVCRCSPVVVFVLASASSSLVPAASRLRPRIAAEVVPSPFVSVVPGRLRRARSSLSFPRLIAWWLVALLVCFA from the exons atggattaCCTCGCGAATGAAATCAGCCTCCAGGAGCCGCGCCACTTCCTCCCTGATGAAGGCCTGCCGCTCCGGGGCTTGATGCCGCACCTTCTGCCGGACAGGTTGCGCATCCGGCCGCACGGCAAGGCA CCCCTTCCCGAGCTCCCCCGTGGccgcaccacctctccccgccttctccttttctctctccggcgccggtcggcctccagccgcctctccctcctcgcccgagcgccgtccggtcgcgccgtcgccgccctcggcctcgcagctgcctcctctcccccggtcagacctccgtttcgcggggaaatcaccggagacgcgtcctcgccggcaaaacagtggcgttgccgccactgtactgcctccagccgcccctgccgcacCGCTCAGGTGCGGGCCGGctgcgccgtctcctccctcggcgtcgccgcgtcgacctccaccccggcctacccttggtttcgccggaacgccgtcgcccgcgtcggtctcgccctccgcctcgccggagttcctTCGGCAACCCCTTCCGTCGTGCCCGTGCGCCGGCCAacgtcgccatctcctcctccggcatcgcagtGGCAAGGTCGCCCttggcctcgcctccccttcgaccgaaccccgccggtgttcgtcgtcgtcgtcatcgttcctcctcgccggctcgtcgtctcgcggcgccgcctccatcgtCGGATTCGCAGCGGTGTGTTCCatgccgtcctcgtctccgtgcagctgctACTAGCtgtccctcgtcgcctcctcgccggccccggtcgtcgtcgtcgtcgtcgtcgtcctcccgtcgttcctggtcgtcgtggcgttcgtccctccgtcaagccgttctcgtccgtcgtccgcgtccgtcaagtgtgccgctgcagccccgtcgtcgtcttcgtcctcgcctccgcgtcgtcaagccttgtgccggccgcgtctcgccttcgtccaaggatcgccgccgaagtcgtcccctcgcctttcgtctccgtcgttcccggccgtctccgccgcgcccgttcgtcgttgtcgttccctcgcctcatcgcatggtg gcttgtagctttgcttgtgtgcttcgcgtag
- the LOC9267012 gene encoding serine/threonine-protein phosphatase 7 long form homolog, which yields MAGTEELLVQESTVPIVSDGDPSRPAVRSAHFLLPRAAAGGRPPPLPSSPLCSGGPVPDHHGLLRVVEFKGWAGSPGLWRQWVDRLRPRHEPLWRSVGILDAILATAYRVRRDEGTLLQLAAFWSADTNTFMFPWGEATVTLEDMTVLAGLPLFGKPVRARLPDALVGDVDALMAVRSALHRSKYKKPSYPGWVQYFLKRQEEEDDETAASAGADLIEHGAFLAMWLSLFVFAAPPFDVVGPQVFPIAALLARGIRVALAPAALAGIYGDLSALKRFLDLRDREEEALQVTAPMHILHLWVWERFPQLRPAMATTTIPATTDACRVPMAARWHGVHKALDPQFVHGVFMSPDKFEWRPYGSRSIALPPKEAKAGTWVVQDVMTSNTLLSFTRCLRQCELVGMGCIEQYIRIVLQGSLALIRMCLGRLLALTQTGRWHGEHIRLAIESLHWLFHTISLG from the coding sequence ATGGCCGGCACCGAAGAGCTCCTGGTCCAAGAATCCACCGTCCCGATCGTCTCCGACGGCGACCCTTCCCGCcccgccgtccgatcggcccacttcctcctcccccgcgcggcCGCCGGTGGCCGGCCCCCGCCCCTGCCCTCCTCCCCGCTCTGCAGTGGCGGCCCCGTTCCTGACCACCACGGCCTCCTCCGGGTGGTGGAGTTCAAGGGCTGGGCTGGCTCCCCTGGCCTGTGGAGGCAGTGGGTCGACAGGCTCCGCCCGCGCCACGAGCCCCTGTGGCGGAGTGTTGGCATCTTGGATGCCATTCTCGCCACGGCTTACCGGGTACGCCGCGACGAGGGCACGCTGCTCCAGCTCGCCGCGTTCTGGTCCGCAGACACCAACACGTTCATGTTCCCGTGGGGCGAGGCCACGGTGACGCTGGAGGACATGACCGTGCTCGCCGGCCTGCCGCTCTTTGGCAAGCCCGTGCGGGCGCGCCTGCCGGACGCTCTTGTCGGGGACGTGGACGCGCTCATGGCCGTTCGGAGCGCCCTGCACCGGAGCAAGTACAAGAAGCCCTCCTATCCTGGGTGGGTGCAGTACTTTCTTAagcgccaggaggaggaggacgacgagacggccgccagcgccggcgccgacctGATCGAGCACGGGGCGTTTCTGGCCATGTGGCTGTCGCTCTTCGTCTTCGCGGCACCGCCGTTCGACGTGGTTGGGCCTCAGGTGTTCCCCATCGCCGCCCTGCTAGCGCGGGGCATCCGCGTGGCGCTCGcgcccgccgcgctcgccggcaTCTACGGCGACCTCTCCGCGCTCAAGCGCTTCTTGGACTTGCGcgacagggaggaggaggcgctccAGGTGACGGCGCCGATGCACATTCTCCACCTCTGGGTCTGGGAGCGCTTCCCTCAGCTCCGCCCTGCCATGGCGACCACCACCATCCCTGCAACCACTGATGCTTGCCGTGTGCCAATGGCTGCTCGGTGGCACGGCGTCCACAAGGCGCTGGACCCCCAGTTTGTTCATGGCGTGTTCATGTCACCGGACAAGTTTGAGTGGAGGCCATACGGGAGTCGCAGCATTGCTCTGCCACCCAAGGAAGCTAAGGCTGGCACTTGGGTTGTCCAGGATGTAATGACAAGTAATACGCTGTTATCCTTTACGCGATGTTTGCGCCAATGTGAGCTCGTCGGCATGGGCTGCATTGAGCAATACATCCGCATCGTGTTGCAAGGCAGTTTGGCTTTGATCAGGATGTGCCTGGGACGATTGCTCGCGCTAACTCAAACTGGAAGGTGGCATGGAGAACATATACGTTTGGCTATCGAAAGTTTGCATTGGTTGTTCCACACTATAAGCTTGGGGTGA